In Corallococcus macrosporus, the following are encoded in one genomic region:
- a CDS encoding protein kinase domain-containing protein — MPQPSAGFQFGKYKLLERIATGGMAEIYRARMTAVAGVTKPVVIKKILPGYADDSAFVSMFINEARIALGLSHGNIAQIFDFGEVEGEYFLAMEWVDGHPLSHVLRRAREKGLPALPPPLAVLVAIDMLRGLAYAHTRLDDNGRPLHIVHRDVSPQNVLLSFEGQVKLVDFGIARARLAGRSDTNTDVAKGKYVYFAPEQARGEALDARTDVFAAGTVLYEMLCGRRPFEGSLQDVLRKISQGDFPRPREWVPGIPAALERILLTAMATSPEQRYPTAQAFAEALARQLHITAPDVSASDLGHFMGYLFEPELVEAGRPVQLPREFIARVGRWSGIAEPPPVQTPPELPRHVPEPHGEPRGDLTTQPLPPQALPPAPPPAWHRSLRGWAVRGAPVVVAALVATWLGLVMGGSNTFAVELSSSPAGATIRVDGRIQRETTPTLITQLPSDREHVLEVLMPGMVPFSQRVHAERGTTLAVHARLAPKHPASARALPRAGPDDAPVSGARYSAGGPFALSAVAHALRVPPTQAARMRLDPSRAYGLRVEGRVSVGGPLPVAQAVYFLEGGTALAARDSFGLVGADEVLVRDASVLYVFLWDDRPDDNRGALQVHVREQASGAITTLLLDARRHAVSLSPHDGFTLRELDPSTTYRVVVRAAQEPARTRGFGGGEVGGVLALHGAGASPAMAPGTLEVLEVNQPTVMRGASWLRLAFPDDDVNDNAGGLTLEVTPVAPLHQ, encoded by the coding sequence GTGCCGCAGCCTTCCGCCGGCTTCCAATTCGGCAAGTACAAGCTGCTCGAGCGCATCGCGACGGGCGGCATGGCGGAGATCTACCGCGCGCGGATGACGGCGGTGGCGGGCGTCACGAAGCCGGTGGTCATCAAGAAGATCCTTCCTGGCTACGCGGACGACAGCGCGTTCGTGTCCATGTTCATCAACGAGGCGCGCATCGCGCTGGGACTGTCGCACGGCAACATCGCGCAGATCTTCGACTTCGGCGAGGTGGAGGGCGAGTACTTCCTCGCGATGGAGTGGGTGGACGGCCATCCGCTCTCGCACGTGCTGCGCCGCGCGCGGGAGAAGGGGCTGCCCGCGCTGCCGCCGCCCCTGGCGGTGCTGGTGGCCATCGACATGCTGCGCGGCCTGGCGTACGCGCACACGCGGCTGGACGACAACGGCCGGCCGCTGCACATCGTCCACCGGGACGTGAGCCCGCAGAACGTGCTGCTCTCCTTCGAGGGGCAGGTGAAGCTGGTGGACTTCGGCATCGCGCGGGCGCGGCTTGCCGGACGCAGCGACACGAACACGGACGTGGCGAAGGGCAAGTACGTCTACTTCGCGCCGGAGCAGGCGCGCGGCGAGGCGCTGGACGCGCGCACGGACGTGTTCGCCGCGGGCACGGTGCTCTACGAGATGCTCTGCGGGCGGCGCCCCTTCGAGGGCTCGCTCCAGGACGTGCTGCGCAAGATTTCGCAGGGCGACTTCCCCCGGCCGCGCGAGTGGGTGCCGGGCATCCCCGCCGCGCTGGAGCGCATCCTGCTCACCGCGATGGCCACCAGCCCGGAGCAGCGCTACCCCACCGCGCAGGCCTTCGCGGAGGCGCTGGCGCGGCAGCTCCACATCACCGCGCCGGACGTGTCCGCCAGCGACCTGGGCCACTTCATGGGCTACCTCTTCGAGCCGGAGCTCGTGGAGGCCGGCCGCCCGGTGCAGCTGCCGCGCGAGTTCATCGCGCGGGTGGGCCGCTGGAGCGGCATCGCGGAGCCGCCGCCCGTGCAGACGCCGCCGGAGCTGCCCCGCCACGTGCCCGAGCCTCACGGCGAGCCCCGGGGGGATTTGACGACGCAGCCCCTGCCCCCGCAGGCGCTGCCGCCCGCGCCGCCGCCCGCGTGGCACCGCTCCCTGCGCGGCTGGGCGGTGCGCGGCGCGCCGGTGGTGGTGGCCGCGCTCGTGGCCACCTGGCTGGGCCTGGTCATGGGCGGCTCCAATACGTTCGCGGTGGAGCTCAGCTCCTCGCCCGCGGGCGCCACCATCCGCGTGGACGGCCGCATCCAGCGGGAGACGACGCCCACGCTCATCACCCAGCTTCCGTCCGACCGCGAGCACGTGCTGGAGGTGCTGATGCCGGGCATGGTGCCCTTCAGCCAGCGCGTGCACGCCGAGCGCGGCACCACGCTGGCGGTCCACGCGCGGCTCGCGCCCAAGCACCCGGCCTCCGCGCGCGCCCTGCCCCGCGCGGGCCCGGACGACGCGCCCGTCTCTGGCGCGCGCTACTCCGCGGGAGGCCCGTTCGCGCTCAGCGCCGTCGCGCATGCCCTGCGCGTGCCCCCGACCCAGGCGGCGCGCATGCGGTTGGATCCGTCCCGCGCCTACGGCCTGCGCGTGGAGGGCCGCGTGTCGGTGGGCGGCCCGCTGCCGGTGGCCCAGGCGGTCTACTTCCTGGAGGGCGGCACGGCCCTGGCCGCGCGCGACAGCTTCGGCCTGGTGGGCGCGGACGAGGTGCTGGTGCGCGACGCCTCCGTCCTCTACGTGTTCCTCTGGGACGACCGCCCCGACGACAACCGCGGCGCGCTCCAGGTCCACGTGCGCGAACAGGCGAGCGGCGCCATCACCACCCTGCTCCTGGACGCGCGCCGGCACGCGGTCTCGCTGTCGCCCCATGACGGCTTCACGCTCCGGGAGCTGGATCCGTCCACCACCTACCGCGTCGTCGTGCGCGCGGCGCAGGAGCCGGCGCGCACGCGGGGCTTTGGCGGCGGAGAGGTGGGCGGCGTGCTCGCGCTGCACGGCGCGGGCGCTTCTCCGGCCATGGCGCCGGGCACGCTGGAGGTGCTGGAGGTCAACCAGCCCACGGTGATGCGCGGCGCGAGCTGGCTGCGGCTCGCGTTCCCGGACGACGACGTGAACGACAACGCCGGGGGCCTCACGCTGGAGGTGACCCCGGTGGCGCCGCTGCACCAGTAG
- a CDS encoding CarD family transcriptional regulator, with amino-acid sequence MPEGSAALQLQVGDRVVYPNQGVCRVAAIDVKEVAGQSLTFVTMRREEDGAVVMVPQGKIISIGVRKVASPADVEEIYAFLRSDSDKADLDWKQRARTNLDRMTQGGILGLAEVVKGLQVLSELRPLPTKERELYDNARHLLVSEVAAALGTAEANAEDSIDIVLFPPGKERPKRTAAEFARPGGDEDDMDLDGDLMGLEGGELDLPSDEEPQSESEEESSEEGAEEEGGEEAAEDAPKKRGRPPKAKPAEGAEPAAPKKRGRPPKPKPEVTAESAEPAAPKKRGRPPKAKPPEGAAPAEPAAPKKRGRPPKAKPAEDE; translated from the coding sequence ATGCCAGAAGGGTCCGCTGCACTCCAGCTCCAGGTTGGAGACCGGGTCGTCTACCCCAACCAGGGGGTCTGTCGCGTCGCCGCCATCGATGTGAAAGAGGTGGCCGGACAGAGCCTCACCTTCGTCACCATGCGCCGCGAGGAAGACGGCGCGGTCGTAATGGTGCCGCAGGGAAAAATCATCTCCATCGGCGTGCGCAAGGTCGCCAGCCCGGCGGACGTGGAGGAGATCTACGCGTTCCTCCGCTCGGACAGCGACAAGGCGGACCTGGACTGGAAGCAGCGCGCGCGCACCAACCTGGACCGCATGACCCAGGGCGGCATCCTGGGGCTGGCGGAGGTCGTCAAGGGCCTCCAGGTCCTCAGTGAGCTGCGGCCGCTGCCCACCAAGGAGCGCGAGCTCTACGACAACGCGCGGCACCTGCTGGTGTCGGAGGTCGCCGCCGCGCTGGGCACCGCCGAGGCCAACGCCGAGGACTCCATCGACATCGTCCTCTTCCCGCCCGGGAAGGAGCGTCCCAAGCGCACCGCCGCGGAGTTCGCGCGGCCCGGTGGCGACGAGGACGACATGGACCTGGACGGCGACCTCATGGGTCTGGAGGGCGGAGAGCTGGACCTGCCCTCGGACGAGGAGCCGCAGTCCGAGTCCGAGGAGGAGTCCTCCGAGGAAGGTGCCGAGGAGGAAGGCGGCGAGGAGGCGGCCGAGGACGCACCCAAGAAGCGCGGCCGTCCGCCCAAGGCCAAGCCGGCCGAAGGCGCCGAGCCCGCCGCTCCCAAGAAGCGCGGCCGTCCGCCCAAGCCGAAGCCCGAGGTGACGGCGGAGAGCGCCGAGCCCGCCGCGCCGAAGAAGCGCGGCCGTCCGCCCAAGGCCAAGCCGCCCGAGGGCGCCGCGCCCGCGGAGCCCGCCGCGCCGAAGAAGCGTGGCCGTCCGCCCAAGGCGAAGCCCGCCGAGGACGAGTGA
- a CDS encoding STAS domain-containing protein, whose amino-acid sequence MDQVQEVRRNRAVVAASERVETLMLEGELEEADLLKLCEDLMHRLHRGTRQVVLDFADVSHLNYRGVRPLMARTEQFRRAGGDVKLSGLSPYLAAIFRAAGAHDTFELYPHMNDARAAFQLARAPFV is encoded by the coding sequence ATGGACCAGGTGCAGGAGGTTCGTCGGAACAGGGCGGTGGTGGCGGCGTCCGAGCGCGTGGAGACGCTGATGCTCGAGGGCGAGCTGGAGGAGGCGGACCTGCTCAAGCTGTGCGAGGACCTGATGCACCGGCTGCACCGGGGCACCCGTCAGGTCGTCCTCGACTTCGCGGACGTGTCGCACCTGAACTACCGGGGCGTGCGCCCGCTGATGGCCCGCACGGAGCAGTTCCGCCGCGCCGGCGGTGACGTGAAGCTGTCCGGGCTGTCGCCGTACCTGGCCGCCATCTTCCGCGCGGCCGGCGCCCACGACACCTTCGAGCTGTACCCGCACATGAACGATGCCCGGGCCGCCTTCCAGCTCGCGCGCGCTCCCTTCGTCTGA
- the rsmH gene encoding 16S rRNA (cytosine(1402)-N(4))-methyltransferase RsmH, whose product MDFQHQTVLLHETVELLNPAEGKVILDGTLGGGGHTQALLARGATVVGVDRDPVALAAATARMGGNARFQARQGNFADLPRVAHDLLPVDGVLVDLGVSSPQLDVAERGFSFMKDGPLDMRMGDSGITAAELIAETDERDLARLLKDYGEEPFARPIARELKKALPQRTLEAVEVVKRAVPRKAWPDRINVATRTFQALRMAVNGELEALDALLAALPSLLKVGGRAAVISFHSLEDRKVKEAFRALVGGCTCPPGFPVCVCNSQGDFALVSKKAVAASEAEVEANPRSRSAHLRAVEKIR is encoded by the coding sequence GTGGACTTCCAGCACCAGACCGTCCTGCTCCACGAGACGGTGGAGCTGCTGAACCCGGCGGAGGGCAAGGTCATCCTCGACGGCACGCTCGGCGGCGGCGGCCACACCCAGGCGCTGCTCGCCCGGGGCGCCACCGTGGTGGGCGTGGACCGGGACCCCGTGGCCCTTGCCGCCGCGACCGCCCGCATGGGCGGCAACGCGCGCTTCCAGGCCCGGCAGGGAAACTTCGCGGACCTGCCCCGCGTGGCGCACGACCTGCTGCCTGTGGACGGCGTGCTCGTGGACCTGGGCGTGTCCTCGCCCCAACTGGACGTGGCCGAGCGCGGCTTCTCCTTCATGAAGGACGGCCCGCTGGACATGCGCATGGGCGACAGCGGCATCACCGCCGCGGAGCTCATCGCCGAGACGGACGAGCGCGACCTGGCGCGGCTGCTCAAGGACTATGGGGAAGAGCCCTTCGCCCGGCCCATCGCCCGGGAGCTGAAGAAGGCGCTGCCCCAGCGCACGCTGGAGGCCGTGGAGGTGGTGAAGCGCGCCGTGCCGCGCAAGGCGTGGCCGGACCGCATCAACGTCGCCACCCGCACCTTCCAGGCGCTGCGCATGGCGGTGAACGGGGAGCTGGAGGCGCTGGACGCGCTGCTCGCCGCGCTGCCCTCGCTGCTCAAGGTGGGCGGCCGCGCCGCGGTCATCTCCTTCCACTCCCTGGAGGACCGGAAGGTGAAGGAAGCCTTCCGCGCCCTGGTGGGCGGGTGCACCTGTCCGCCGGGCTTCCCGGTGTGCGTGTGCAACAGCCAGGGTGATTTCGCCCTCGTGTCCAAGAAGGCCGTCGCGGCTTCCGAAGCGGAAGTCGAGGCCAACCCCCGGTCTCGCAGCGCGCACCTGCGCGCGGTGGAGAAAATCCGATGA
- a CDS encoding acyl-CoA dehydrogenase family protein yields MVAATEPASRPQDVLAGATFLFQEVGATRILTPETFSEEQRLFFKTALQFCREQVLPQAARIEAKDNALLRDLLRRAGELGLLSVDIAETYGGTGLDKTTSLLLAEAMSLLGSWSVTSSAHTGIGSLPIVWFGNEAQKAKYLPKLATGEWVAAYALTEQGSGSDARGAKTKAVKSADGKHYVLNGSKLYITNAAFADVFVVFAQVDGDKFTGFIVEKDTPGLTVGPEEHKMGIRGSSTCPLYFEDAQVPVENLLGELGKGHRIAFNILNYGRLKLGAGVIGGMKLQLQSALKFAQERKQFKAPIATFPLIREKLARMATLVYAVESMTYRTAGLVDGRLSSKERSDADYDAHVIAAMEEFACEASIMKVFGSEALGHLVDDAVQVHGGAGYIEEYPVERAYRDARINRIFEGTNEINRMLITGMLLKRAVKGDLPLFAQARSVAEELSRGERPRAGRQDALANEEIAAECAKHLAIHGMRLAAETFGTELDKHQEVMAALADVVMDAYALDSMVTRTRQAATGGVQDPVRVALVRLYAMESTTRAFERTRRALCATLKGDALSLELKRLTALDAFTAYDPAELRETIVAGLEEAGGYPYNPL; encoded by the coding sequence ATGGTCGCCGCAACCGAGCCCGCTTCGCGTCCCCAGGATGTCCTCGCTGGGGCGACGTTCCTCTTCCAGGAGGTGGGCGCCACCCGCATCCTCACGCCGGAGACGTTCTCCGAGGAGCAGCGGCTCTTCTTCAAGACGGCGCTCCAGTTCTGCCGGGAGCAGGTGCTGCCCCAGGCCGCGCGCATCGAGGCCAAGGACAATGCGCTGCTGCGCGACCTCCTGCGCCGCGCGGGTGAGCTGGGCCTCTTGAGCGTGGACATCGCGGAGACCTACGGCGGCACGGGCCTGGACAAGACGACGTCGCTGCTGCTCGCGGAGGCCATGAGCCTGCTGGGCTCCTGGTCGGTGACGTCCAGCGCGCACACCGGCATCGGGTCGCTGCCCATCGTGTGGTTCGGCAACGAGGCGCAGAAGGCGAAGTACCTGCCCAAGCTCGCCACGGGCGAGTGGGTGGCGGCGTACGCGCTGACGGAGCAGGGCAGCGGCAGCGACGCGCGCGGCGCGAAGACGAAGGCCGTGAAGTCCGCCGACGGCAAGCACTACGTGCTCAACGGCTCCAAGCTCTACATCACCAACGCGGCCTTCGCGGACGTGTTCGTCGTCTTCGCGCAGGTGGACGGTGACAAGTTCACCGGCTTCATCGTGGAGAAGGACACCCCGGGCCTCACCGTGGGCCCGGAGGAGCACAAGATGGGCATCCGCGGCTCGTCCACGTGTCCGCTCTACTTCGAGGACGCGCAGGTGCCCGTGGAGAACCTGCTGGGCGAGCTGGGCAAGGGCCACCGCATCGCCTTCAACATCCTCAACTACGGCCGGCTGAAGCTGGGCGCGGGCGTCATCGGCGGCATGAAGCTGCAGCTGCAGAGCGCGCTCAAGTTCGCGCAGGAGCGCAAGCAGTTCAAGGCGCCCATCGCCACGTTCCCGCTCATCCGCGAGAAGCTCGCGCGCATGGCCACGCTCGTCTACGCGGTGGAGAGCATGACCTACCGCACGGCGGGCCTGGTGGACGGGCGGCTGTCGTCGAAGGAGCGCTCGGACGCGGACTACGACGCGCACGTCATCGCCGCCATGGAGGAGTTCGCCTGCGAGGCCTCCATCATGAAGGTCTTCGGCTCGGAGGCCCTGGGCCACCTGGTGGATGACGCGGTGCAGGTGCACGGCGGCGCCGGCTACATCGAGGAGTACCCGGTGGAGCGCGCCTACCGCGACGCGCGCATCAACCGCATCTTCGAGGGCACCAACGAGATCAACCGCATGCTGATCACCGGCATGCTGCTCAAGCGCGCCGTGAAGGGCGACCTGCCGCTGTTCGCGCAGGCGCGCTCCGTGGCGGAGGAGCTGAGCCGCGGCGAGCGTCCCCGCGCGGGCCGCCAGGACGCGCTGGCCAATGAAGAGATCGCCGCCGAGTGCGCCAAGCACCTGGCCATCCACGGCATGCGCCTGGCCGCGGAGACCTTCGGCACGGAGCTGGACAAGCACCAGGAGGTCATGGCCGCGCTGGCGGACGTGGTGATGGACGCGTACGCCCTGGACTCCATGGTGACGCGCACCCGTCAGGCCGCCACCGGCGGTGTGCAGGACCCCGTGCGCGTGGCGCTGGTGCGGCTGTACGCGATGGAGTCCACCACGCGCGCCTTCGAGCGCACCCGCCGCGCGCTCTGCGCCACGCTCAAGGGCGACGCGCTCTCGCTGGAGCTGAAGCGTCTCACCGCCCTGGACGCCTTCACGGCGTACGACCCGGCGGAGCTGCGCGAGACGATTGTCGCGGGCCTGGAAGAGGCCGGCGGCTACCCGTACAACCCGCTGTAG
- a CDS encoding penicillin-binding transpeptidase domain-containing protein — MRDLKSARVPESNTKGLRLRVQLLFGLFLALLGTAFGRAVYLQVFQQEKLRGLAQDQYVRQIDIPARRGDIFDRRGTPLAQSVEVDSIWVDPSMLPNVQQAARQLARAVHLDGNDVAARLSRAKRFAWVKRQAKPQEVEAVKALGLPGLGFTKEPKRFYPQRELGAHIVGMVGTDGHGLEGLELAFEDELSGQNSRTSGFRDAKGRKLMVQGAMDPLERQGAAVTLTLDRHLQYVAEKALAKAVEDAKAVAGMAVVLDPRTGELLALANNPRFNPNTPEDGVKNAIRNRAALDAFEPGSTMKAFVVAAALEQKAITPDQLFFCENGAFRIGRHTVNDTHPHGWLNAQGVLQVSSNICAAKIAEALGREKMVAAYHAFGFAERTGLALTGESRGVIPFPKSDISLATQSFGQGMTSTAVQLTAAYGALANDGVLMRPYLVSKVVDPDGVVLLENQPTELRRVVSQRVARQVVGMLESVVVKGGTAPKAAMDDYRVAGKTGTAQKADPVARGYSDKRIASFAGMVPAEAPRAVILVVVDEPKTDVYGGNVAAPAFKEIATAAMAHLAVPPSRTVAPAEVAAAAAPVVPPPAPKALAKAVPVRAGLEDAVTETPEPGTVRVPDVQGQAGREAVVKLLAAALEPQLQGSGRVVSQTPPAGALVEKGARVTLELATRQ; from the coding sequence GTGAGGGACCTCAAGAGCGCGCGGGTTCCGGAGTCGAACACGAAGGGGCTCCGGCTGCGGGTCCAGCTCTTGTTCGGGCTGTTCCTCGCGCTTTTGGGCACCGCGTTCGGCCGCGCGGTCTACCTCCAGGTCTTCCAGCAGGAGAAGCTGCGCGGCCTGGCTCAGGACCAGTACGTCCGGCAGATCGACATCCCGGCCCGGCGCGGCGACATCTTCGACCGGCGCGGCACGCCGCTCGCGCAGAGCGTGGAGGTGGACTCCATCTGGGTGGACCCGTCCATGCTCCCCAACGTGCAGCAGGCGGCCCGGCAGCTCGCCCGCGCGGTGCACCTGGACGGCAACGACGTGGCCGCGCGCCTGTCCCGCGCCAAGCGCTTCGCGTGGGTGAAGCGCCAGGCGAAGCCCCAGGAGGTGGAGGCGGTGAAGGCGCTGGGCCTGCCCGGCCTGGGCTTCACCAAGGAGCCCAAGCGCTTCTATCCCCAGCGCGAGCTGGGCGCGCACATCGTCGGCATGGTGGGCACGGACGGCCACGGCCTGGAGGGCCTGGAGCTGGCCTTCGAGGACGAGCTGTCCGGGCAGAACTCGCGCACCTCCGGCTTCCGGGACGCCAAGGGCCGCAAGCTGATGGTCCAGGGCGCCATGGATCCGCTGGAGCGCCAGGGCGCCGCGGTGACGCTCACGCTGGACCGCCACCTCCAGTACGTCGCGGAGAAGGCGCTGGCCAAGGCCGTGGAGGACGCGAAGGCCGTGGCGGGCATGGCGGTGGTGCTGGACCCGCGCACGGGGGAGCTGCTGGCGCTGGCCAACAACCCGCGCTTCAACCCGAACACGCCCGAGGACGGCGTGAAGAACGCCATCCGCAACCGCGCCGCGCTGGACGCCTTCGAGCCCGGCTCCACGATGAAGGCCTTCGTGGTGGCCGCCGCGCTGGAGCAGAAGGCCATCACCCCGGACCAGCTGTTCTTCTGTGAGAACGGCGCCTTCCGCATCGGCCGCCACACCGTCAACGACACCCACCCGCACGGCTGGCTCAATGCCCAGGGCGTCCTCCAGGTGTCCTCCAACATCTGCGCCGCCAAGATTGCTGAAGCCCTGGGGCGGGAGAAGATGGTCGCCGCCTACCACGCCTTCGGCTTCGCGGAGCGCACCGGTCTGGCGCTCACCGGCGAGTCCCGCGGCGTCATCCCGTTTCCGAAATCGGACATCTCCCTGGCCACCCAGTCCTTCGGCCAGGGCATGACCTCCACCGCCGTCCAGCTGACGGCGGCCTACGGCGCGCTGGCCAACGACGGCGTGCTGATGCGCCCGTACCTCGTCTCCAAGGTCGTGGACCCGGACGGCGTGGTGCTGCTGGAGAACCAGCCCACGGAGCTGCGGCGGGTGGTTTCCCAGAGGGTGGCGCGGCAGGTCGTGGGCATGCTCGAGAGCGTGGTGGTCAAGGGAGGGACCGCGCCCAAGGCCGCCATGGACGACTACCGGGTGGCCGGCAAGACGGGCACGGCCCAGAAGGCGGACCCCGTCGCCCGGGGGTATTCCGACAAACGCATCGCGTCGTTCGCGGGCATGGTGCCAGCCGAGGCACCACGCGCCGTGATTCTCGTGGTGGTGGACGAACCCAAGACAGACGTATACGGGGGGAACGTGGCTGCCCCTGCCTTCAAGGAAATCGCTACCGCTGCCATGGCCCACCTGGCCGTGCCCCCGTCCCGCACGGTGGCACCCGCCGAGGTGGCCGCGGCCGCCGCGCCCGTGGTGCCCCCTCCGGCACCAAAGGCGCTGGCGAAGGCCGTGCCCGTCCGGGCCGGTCTGGAGGATGCGGTGACCGAGACCCCGGAGCCCGGCACGGTGCGTGTGCCGGACGTCCAGGGACAGGCAGGACGCGAGGCCGTGGTGAAGTTGCTCGCCGCGGCGCTGGAGCCACAGCTGCAAGGCAGTGGACGAGTCGTATCTCAGACCCCCCCCGCCGGTGCGCTGGTGGAGAAGGGGGCCCGGGTGACGCTGGAACTGGCGACGCGGCAATGA
- a CDS encoding PilZ domain-containing protein, with product MSTNVRLKVAYKTPQSLVGEYTRSVGQGGVTLETRKALPLGTRFTFELHAGGMPRPVEVLGEVVKVEPRPGERFMLTVRYDGAEDRSALDAVLQFIFAQEEQNGLRRFPRMPLHLRAREADPRAPFFYVRDISRGGVGLEVEAPALPREVQVGTPFLMEMDMKEGPLLLHGEVAWTSSVPRKGATQAMTPGFGATFGRLRPDMLQRLEALMVLEHLPPAPWRARVSFGLDAVSRMP from the coding sequence GTGAGCACGAACGTTCGACTGAAGGTGGCCTACAAGACCCCGCAGTCGCTGGTCGGTGAGTACACCCGCAGCGTGGGTCAGGGCGGCGTCACCCTGGAGACGCGCAAGGCCCTGCCCCTGGGCACCCGCTTCACCTTCGAATTGCACGCGGGCGGCATGCCGCGTCCGGTGGAGGTGCTGGGCGAGGTCGTCAAGGTGGAGCCGCGCCCCGGCGAGCGCTTCATGCTCACCGTGCGCTACGACGGCGCGGAGGATCGCAGCGCGCTGGACGCGGTGCTCCAGTTCATCTTCGCCCAGGAGGAGCAGAACGGCCTGCGCCGCTTCCCGCGCATGCCGCTGCACCTGCGCGCGCGGGAGGCAGACCCCCGGGCGCCGTTCTTCTACGTGCGCGACATCTCCCGCGGCGGCGTGGGCCTGGAGGTGGAGGCCCCCGCCCTGCCCCGCGAGGTCCAGGTGGGCACGCCCTTCCTCATGGAGATGGACATGAAGGAGGGCCCGCTCCTGCTGCACGGCGAGGTGGCCTGGACGTCGTCGGTGCCGCGCAAGGGCGCGACGCAGGCGATGACGCCGGGCTTCGGCGCGACGTTCGGCCGGCTGCGGCCGGACATGCTCCAGCGGCTGGAGGCCCTGATGGTGCTGGAGCATCTGCCGCCCGCGCCCTGGCGGGCCCGGGTCAGCTTCGGCCTGGATGCCGTGTCGCGGATGCCCTGA
- the ftsL gene encoding cell division protein FtsL: MSKALSRPSVSVAGVLMHLLPAVMLFTLFAGVGILHVTSRVLVVDMGYRLSNAEGESRSLTRENDRLKLELATLKAPARLERVAREQLGMAMPKGGAVVSIADDRVKTSGTAQARSAAPAVRVAERGTGR, translated from the coding sequence ATGAGCAAGGCCCTCTCGCGTCCCTCCGTGTCCGTGGCCGGCGTGCTGATGCACCTGCTGCCCGCCGTCATGCTCTTCACCCTCTTCGCCGGCGTGGGCATCCTCCACGTGACGAGCCGCGTGCTGGTGGTGGACATGGGCTACCGCCTGTCCAACGCGGAGGGCGAGAGCCGCTCGCTCACCCGGGAGAACGACCGGCTGAAGCTGGAGCTGGCCACGCTCAAGGCCCCCGCGCGGCTGGAGCGCGTGGCGCGTGAGCAGCTGGGCATGGCCATGCCCAAGGGCGGCGCGGTGGTGTCCATCGCGGATGACCGCGTGAAGACGTCCGGCACCGCGCAGGCCCGCTCGGCGGCCCCGGCCGTCCGCGTGGCGGAGCGGGGGACCGGGCGGTGA
- the mraZ gene encoding division/cell wall cluster transcriptional repressor MraZ yields MFRGVYEHQIDAKGRTSLPAKLRETLVGAYDERLIVTTALDPCLHAYPVREWEALETALARRNPMEPGVKTLMRLYVASAQECPLDKLGRLLIPPSLRAYAKLEKEVVWAGMVKVIELWSQEGWAKAQEDARQEATSQDVLRVLGELRQP; encoded by the coding sequence GTGTTCCGAGGCGTCTATGAGCACCAGATCGACGCGAAGGGGCGCACCAGCCTCCCGGCCAAGCTGCGGGAGACGCTGGTGGGCGCCTACGACGAGCGGCTCATCGTCACCACGGCCCTGGACCCCTGCCTCCACGCCTATCCGGTGCGGGAGTGGGAGGCGTTGGAGACCGCGCTCGCCCGGCGCAACCCCATGGAGCCGGGGGTCAAGACGTTGATGCGGCTGTACGTGGCCAGCGCGCAGGAGTGCCCGCTGGACAAGCTGGGCCGGTTGCTCATCCCGCCGTCGCTCAGGGCGTACGCGAAGCTGGAGAAGGAAGTGGTGTGGGCGGGGATGGTGAAGGTGATTGAGCTTTGGAGCCAGGAAGGTTGGGCGAAGGCGCAGGAGGACGCGCGCCAGGAAGCCACCTCCCAGGACGTGTTGAGGGTGCTGGGCGAGCTGCGCCAGCCGTAG